One Mya arenaria isolate MELC-2E11 chromosome 5, ASM2691426v1 genomic window carries:
- the LOC128233490 gene encoding uncharacterized protein LOC128233490 isoform X1, which yields MTCFVAILIWISYIFGSFFCEAASCFQLIGGAQHNEGFLQINVTNAWKYVCLNDDLNDKDIRREICYPIRSQTKAVAKIKEPLLYENKPGEGNITINNLSCQTTMEETDSCPKFIICCQDEPMSKQLSLCSSNWLETKYCYTGKVVGIHCFLKYNDNQNVSRAWTSSAFKDLCKTNTSYSVTTANKLNMCLRTIHTQPDTTYALIEGDNCEWTKGITCDEKVRTFQLVENNIASMDDLHCVTVEVQNGTSNFSIAHCSSYLPAVCLDVEQEIDKKCSTLETTTNSTKNIRSLTTPSSNEKESVWSQYVILASVPLIFILVLIACFHIRKSRKRLIERQRPNSVQNHSYGRGEIVEESTEETYNIINDCELKDFKPELPARGQNNQILVLDDYSMPAEDGNR from the exons ATGACATGTTTTGTAGCAATTCTGATTTGGATTTCATACATTTTTGGTTCGTTTTTTTGTGAAG CAGCGTCATGTTTCCAGCTTATCGGCGGAGCACAACACAACGAAGGGTTCTTGCAGATTAATGTGACCAACGCTTGGAAATACGTTTGCTTGAACGACGATTTAAATGATAAAGACATTCGTCGTGAAATATGCTATCCTATTCGCAG cCAAACTAAGGCTGTGGCCAAAATAAAGGAGCCATTGCTTTATGAGAACAAACCAGGTGAAGGgaacataacaataaacaacCTTAGTTGCCAAACCACAATGGAAGAAACTGACTCTTGTCCAAAATTTATAATCTGCTGCCAAGACGAACCGATGA GCAAACAACTAAGTCTTTGCAGCTCAAATTGGCTTGAGACAAAATACTGCTACACTGGCAAAGTTGTCGGGATTCATTGTTTCCTTAAATACAATGATAATCAGAACGTCTCAAGAGCTTGGACCAGTTCAGCATTTAAAG aTTTGTGCAAGACCAACACAAGTTATTCCGTTACTACGGCAAACAAGTTGAACATGTGCTTGCGGACTATTCATACCCAGCCAGACACTACGTACGCATTGATAGAG ggCGATAACTGCGAATGGACAAAAGGAATAACATGTGATGAAAAAGTGCGAACCTTCCAGTTAGTCGAGAATAATATCGCGAGTATGGATGATCTACATTGTGTTACAGTGGAAGTACAGAATGGGACCAGTAACTTCTCAATAGCTCACTGTTCCTCGTATCTACCTGCAGTTTGTTTGGACGTTGAGCAAGAGATAG acaaaaaatgttcaaccctggaaacaacaacaaattcaaCAA agaACATCAGGAGCTTGACCACACCTTCATCGAATGAAAAAGAAAGTGTTTGGTCACAATACGTTATTTTAGCTAGTGTACCGTTGATTTTTATCCTTGTGTTGATAGCGTGCTTTCATATCAG GAAGTCTAGAAAAAGATTGATTGAACGTCAACGACCGAATTCCGTCCAAAATCACTCCTACGGTCGTGGAGAGATTGTTGAAGAAAGTACAGAGGAAActtacaatataattaatgacTGTGAGCTCAAAGACTTTAAACCAGAACTACCGGCCAGAGGTCAAAACAATCAGATATTGGTACTTGATGATTATAGCATGCCTGCAGAAGACGGAAACCGATGA
- the LOC128233490 gene encoding uncharacterized protein LOC128233490 isoform X3, with product MEETDSCPKFIICCQDEPMSKQLSLCSSNWLETKYCYTGKVVGIHCFLKYNDNQNVSRAWTSSAFKDLCKTNTSYSVTTANKLNMCLRTIHTQPDTTYALIEGDNCEWTKGITCDEKVRTFQLVENNIASMDDLHCVTVEVQNGTSNFSIAHCSSYLPAVCLDVEQEIDKKCSTLETTTNSTKNIRSLTTPSSNEKESVWSQYVILASVPLIFILVLIACFHIRKSRKRLIERQRPNSVQNHSYGRGEIVEESTEETYNIINDCELKDFKPELPARGQNNQILVLDDYSMPAEDGNR from the exons ATGGAAGAAACTGACTCTTGTCCAAAATTTATAATCTGCTGCCAAGACGAACCGATGA GCAAACAACTAAGTCTTTGCAGCTCAAATTGGCTTGAGACAAAATACTGCTACACTGGCAAAGTTGTCGGGATTCATTGTTTCCTTAAATACAATGATAATCAGAACGTCTCAAGAGCTTGGACCAGTTCAGCATTTAAAG aTTTGTGCAAGACCAACACAAGTTATTCCGTTACTACGGCAAACAAGTTGAACATGTGCTTGCGGACTATTCATACCCAGCCAGACACTACGTACGCATTGATAGAG ggCGATAACTGCGAATGGACAAAAGGAATAACATGTGATGAAAAAGTGCGAACCTTCCAGTTAGTCGAGAATAATATCGCGAGTATGGATGATCTACATTGTGTTACAGTGGAAGTACAGAATGGGACCAGTAACTTCTCAATAGCTCACTGTTCCTCGTATCTACCTGCAGTTTGTTTGGACGTTGAGCAAGAGATAG acaaaaaatgttcaaccctggaaacaacaacaaattcaaCAA agaACATCAGGAGCTTGACCACACCTTCATCGAATGAAAAAGAAAGTGTTTGGTCACAATACGTTATTTTAGCTAGTGTACCGTTGATTTTTATCCTTGTGTTGATAGCGTGCTTTCATATCAG GAAGTCTAGAAAAAGATTGATTGAACGTCAACGACCGAATTCCGTCCAAAATCACTCCTACGGTCGTGGAGAGATTGTTGAAGAAAGTACAGAGGAAActtacaatataattaatgacTGTGAGCTCAAAGACTTTAAACCAGAACTACCGGCCAGAGGTCAAAACAATCAGATATTGGTACTTGATGATTATAGCATGCCTGCAGAAGACGGAAACCGATGA
- the LOC128233490 gene encoding uncharacterized protein LOC128233490 isoform X2, protein MTCFVAILIWISYIFGSFFCEASCFQLIGGAQHNEGFLQINVTNAWKYVCLNDDLNDKDIRREICYPIRSQTKAVAKIKEPLLYENKPGEGNITINNLSCQTTMEETDSCPKFIICCQDEPMSKQLSLCSSNWLETKYCYTGKVVGIHCFLKYNDNQNVSRAWTSSAFKDLCKTNTSYSVTTANKLNMCLRTIHTQPDTTYALIEGDNCEWTKGITCDEKVRTFQLVENNIASMDDLHCVTVEVQNGTSNFSIAHCSSYLPAVCLDVEQEIDKKCSTLETTTNSTKNIRSLTTPSSNEKESVWSQYVILASVPLIFILVLIACFHIRKSRKRLIERQRPNSVQNHSYGRGEIVEESTEETYNIINDCELKDFKPELPARGQNNQILVLDDYSMPAEDGNR, encoded by the exons ATGACATGTTTTGTAGCAATTCTGATTTGGATTTCATACATTTTTGGTTCGTTTTTTTGTGAAG CGTCATGTTTCCAGCTTATCGGCGGAGCACAACACAACGAAGGGTTCTTGCAGATTAATGTGACCAACGCTTGGAAATACGTTTGCTTGAACGACGATTTAAATGATAAAGACATTCGTCGTGAAATATGCTATCCTATTCGCAG cCAAACTAAGGCTGTGGCCAAAATAAAGGAGCCATTGCTTTATGAGAACAAACCAGGTGAAGGgaacataacaataaacaacCTTAGTTGCCAAACCACAATGGAAGAAACTGACTCTTGTCCAAAATTTATAATCTGCTGCCAAGACGAACCGATGA GCAAACAACTAAGTCTTTGCAGCTCAAATTGGCTTGAGACAAAATACTGCTACACTGGCAAAGTTGTCGGGATTCATTGTTTCCTTAAATACAATGATAATCAGAACGTCTCAAGAGCTTGGACCAGTTCAGCATTTAAAG aTTTGTGCAAGACCAACACAAGTTATTCCGTTACTACGGCAAACAAGTTGAACATGTGCTTGCGGACTATTCATACCCAGCCAGACACTACGTACGCATTGATAGAG ggCGATAACTGCGAATGGACAAAAGGAATAACATGTGATGAAAAAGTGCGAACCTTCCAGTTAGTCGAGAATAATATCGCGAGTATGGATGATCTACATTGTGTTACAGTGGAAGTACAGAATGGGACCAGTAACTTCTCAATAGCTCACTGTTCCTCGTATCTACCTGCAGTTTGTTTGGACGTTGAGCAAGAGATAG acaaaaaatgttcaaccctggaaacaacaacaaattcaaCAA agaACATCAGGAGCTTGACCACACCTTCATCGAATGAAAAAGAAAGTGTTTGGTCACAATACGTTATTTTAGCTAGTGTACCGTTGATTTTTATCCTTGTGTTGATAGCGTGCTTTCATATCAG GAAGTCTAGAAAAAGATTGATTGAACGTCAACGACCGAATTCCGTCCAAAATCACTCCTACGGTCGTGGAGAGATTGTTGAAGAAAGTACAGAGGAAActtacaatataattaatgacTGTGAGCTCAAAGACTTTAAACCAGAACTACCGGCCAGAGGTCAAAACAATCAGATATTGGTACTTGATGATTATAGCATGCCTGCAGAAGACGGAAACCGATGA